Proteins encoded by one window of Campylobacteraceae bacterium:
- a CDS encoding tRNA pseudouridine(13) synthase TruD encodes MKRVFLQDYKQIDFKFYQNVDDFIVIEEPIRFTGKGNFIILKIKKKSLGTWDLLEKLADGLGIYENELGYAGLKDKNATTTQYISVPKKYSKDIKKFKHPKIEIQETFLHKTKLNIGDLIGNSFQINLHEVKIEDLGIIEKRLKEIEKVGMPNFFGFQRFGRDVEKNLEKANKIIYGDLTIKDRKLEKMLISAYQSDFFNRWLAKRIEDSQDTFKLLGGDVMLSLKENKFFTPSSISEKTQKDFENKEVVPTGLLSGRDVFRAKNEARLIEEKFDDTYIQEKGLRRAAIVFPRNVSMKYDKTSNKCRLRFTLPKASYATVLIENILNKNLGSK; translated from the coding sequence ATGAAAAGAGTATTTTTACAAGACTACAAACAAATAGATTTTAAGTTTTATCAAAACGTTGATGATTTTATTGTAATAGAAGAGCCCATCCGTTTTACAGGTAAGGGAAATTTTATTATCTTAAAAATCAAGAAAAAGAGTTTAGGAACCTGGGATTTATTGGAGAAACTAGCAGATGGTTTAGGTATTTATGAAAATGAACTGGGTTATGCAGGACTAAAAGATAAAAATGCAACAACTACACAATATATTTCAGTGCCCAAAAAATATTCAAAAGATATTAAAAAATTCAAGCATCCAAAAATAGAAATCCAAGAAACTTTTTTACATAAAACGAAGTTAAATATTGGGGATTTAATTGGAAATTCTTTTCAGATTAATCTTCATGAGGTCAAAATTGAAGACTTAGGAATTATTGAAAAACGTTTAAAAGAAATTGAGAAAGTTGGGATGCCTAACTTTTTTGGTTTTCAACGTTTTGGAAGAGATGTTGAAAAAAATCTTGAAAAAGCGAATAAAATCATTTATGGGGATTTGACAATAAAAGACAGAAAACTTGAGAAAATGCTTATTTCTGCTTATCAAAGTGATTTTTTCAACAGATGGTTGGCCAAAAGAATTGAAGACTCACAAGATACTTTTAAGCTTTTAGGGGGAGATGTAATGCTTTCTTTAAAAGAAAATAAGTTTTTTACTCCTTCTTCTATAAGTGAAAAAACACAAAAAGACTTTGAAAATAAAGAAGTAGTTCCTACTGGATTATTATCAGGACGTGATGTTTTTAGGGCTAAAAATGAAGCAAGACTTATAGAAGAGAAGTTTGATGATACGTATATTCAAGAAAAAGGTTTAAGAAGAGCAGCTATTGTATTTCCTAGAAATGTATCTATGAAATACGATAAAACTAGCAATAAATGTAGATTACGTTTTACTTTGCCAAAAGCTTCTTATGCAACAGTATTAATTGAAAATATTTTAAATAAAAATTTAGGCTCTAAATAA
- a CDS encoding NAD(P)/FAD-dependent oxidoreductase, with protein MKEKLVVIGNGMSGLRTIEDLFDITKDKYDITIFGDEPHYNYNRIMLSYLLSGEKSFEDTIINHKTWYDENNVTLHKGDEAIFIDKENKTVTSKSGKVLAYDKLLIATGSNSFIPKTKGSELKNVIGFRNKLDSDTILELISKNKTAVVVGGGLLGLEAAYGIAMHGIKTILVHRSASIMSQQLDSTGGRLLQKNLEAYGIKFKLNTTIEEISGKESVENVSFTDGTSVESNIVVFATGIIPNTKLAHEANLDIKKGILVNDHLQTSDESIFAIGECAEHKGNTYGLVAPLYEQAKYCAKKLADVPSDGYSGSTLSTRLKISGVDLFSAGDYLGDETTEELILLDEKYGIYKKLVIYQDRIIGIVLYGETSDASWYLKLLKEETNISDLRHKILFGKSALGDSGHGGDDIAAMSDDEEICGCNGITKGTVVCAIKEQDLKTLNDVKTCTKAGASCGSCLGLVEQVLVHTLGDEYQSDVQEGICPCCDVGHKEIKACIDSNEYKTVYEVFENLAWKNEDGCIKCRPAINYYLLVKYNDDKYKNDKRSLLVNDRVFANIQKDGTYSVVPRIWGGVTSAQQLKDMADIAVKYDVPTVKFTGGQRLDMLGIRKEQLEPMWKDLNDAGFVSGQAYAKGLRTVKTCVGNVWCRFGTQDAMQTGIDIEKFTWGSWTPHKFKVGVSGCPRNCAEATIKDIGVIAVDSGWEIHIAGNGGIKVRVTDFLCKVKNNEELYVYIKAIMQFYREDAYYLERTAHWIERVGLEYIKEVLLNTKGNIEFYEKRFIESQKHAQIDPWEESRKDGFTKEFQPIILDIKDSPSYEAHEKANA; from the coding sequence ATGAAAGAAAAATTAGTAGTCATTGGAAATGGAATGAGTGGGTTAAGAACCATTGAGGATCTTTTTGATATCACTAAAGACAAATATGATATTACTATTTTTGGCGATGAGCCTCATTACAACTATAATAGAATCATGTTGTCCTATCTTTTATCAGGAGAGAAAAGTTTTGAAGATACTATTATCAATCATAAAACCTGGTACGATGAAAACAATGTTACTTTACATAAAGGGGATGAAGCCATCTTCATTGATAAAGAAAATAAAACGGTTACTTCTAAGAGTGGTAAAGTTTTAGCTTATGACAAATTATTAATAGCAACAGGTTCTAATTCTTTTATTCCCAAAACAAAAGGAAGTGAACTTAAAAATGTTATTGGATTTAGAAATAAACTAGACAGTGATACTATATTAGAACTTATTTCTAAAAACAAAACAGCTGTAGTTGTAGGTGGTGGTTTACTTGGACTAGAAGCTGCTTATGGCATAGCTATGCATGGAATTAAAACTATTTTAGTTCACAGAAGTGCTTCTATTATGAGTCAACAATTAGATTCTACAGGAGGAAGACTTTTACAAAAAAACCTTGAAGCGTATGGAATCAAATTCAAACTAAATACAACTATTGAAGAAATATCGGGAAAAGAAAGTGTTGAAAATGTTTCTTTTACAGATGGCACAAGTGTTGAGTCTAATATTGTAGTATTTGCAACAGGAATTATTCCCAATACTAAACTAGCACATGAGGCAAACCTTGATATTAAAAAAGGAATACTTGTAAACGATCATTTGCAAACAAGCGATGAAAGTATTTTTGCTATTGGGGAATGTGCTGAACACAAAGGAAATACCTATGGTTTAGTGGCACCTTTATACGAACAAGCTAAATATTGTGCTAAAAAATTAGCTGATGTTCCCAGTGATGGATATTCTGGTTCTACTTTATCAACCAGACTTAAAATATCTGGTGTTGATTTATTTTCAGCAGGGGATTATTTAGGGGATGAAACAACAGAAGAATTAATTCTCTTAGATGAAAAATATGGTATTTATAAAAAACTGGTCATTTATCAAGACAGAATTATTGGTATTGTTTTATACGGAGAAACAAGCGATGCCTCATGGTATTTAAAACTCTTAAAAGAAGAAACAAATATCAGTGATTTAAGACATAAAATCTTATTTGGGAAATCTGCTTTAGGTGACAGTGGTCATGGGGGTGATGATATTGCTGCTATGAGTGATGATGAAGAAATATGTGGATGTAATGGAATTACAAAAGGCACCGTTGTTTGTGCCATTAAAGAACAAGACTTAAAAACACTAAATGACGTAAAAACGTGTACTAAAGCAGGCGCTTCTTGTGGATCTTGTTTGGGTTTAGTGGAGCAAGTTTTAGTACATACTTTAGGCGATGAGTACCAAAGTGATGTGCAAGAAGGTATTTGTCCTTGTTGTGATGTTGGTCATAAAGAAATAAAAGCCTGCATTGATTCTAATGAATATAAAACAGTTTATGAAGTATTTGAAAACTTAGCTTGGAAAAATGAAGATGGATGTATCAAATGCAGACCTGCTATTAATTATTATTTATTGGTTAAATACAATGATGATAAATACAAAAATGATAAAAGATCTTTATTAGTAAACGACAGAGTATTTGCAAATATACAAAAAGATGGCACCTATTCAGTAGTTCCCAGAATTTGGGGTGGAGTAACTTCTGCACAACAATTAAAAGATATGGCGGATATTGCAGTTAAATATGATGTTCCTACTGTAAAATTTACAGGAGGTCAAAGACTTGATATGTTAGGTATTAGAAAAGAGCAATTAGAACCTATGTGGAAAGATTTAAATGATGCGGGTTTTGTATCTGGACAAGCATATGCAAAAGGATTACGAACGGTAAAAACGTGTGTAGGAAATGTTTGGTGCAGATTTGGAACACAAGATGCAATGCAAACAGGTATTGATATTGAAAAATTCACCTGGGGTTCATGGACACCACATAAATTTAAAGTGGGTGTTTCGGGATGTCCAAGAAATTGTGCAGAAGCCACTATTAAGGATATTGGCGTTATTGCTGTTGATTCTGGATGGGAAATACATATTGCTGGAAATGGTGGAATAAAAGTACGCGTAACTGATTTTTTATGTAAGGTTAAAAACAATGAAGAATTGTATGTTTATATCAAAGCCATTATGCAGTTCTACAGAGAAGATGCTTATTATTTAGAAAGAACTGCCCATTGGATTGAAAGAGTTGGATTAGAATATATTAAAGAAGTATTATTAAATACCAAAGGTAATATTGAATTCTATGAAAAAAGATTTATAGAATCTCAAAAACACGCTCAAATTGATCCTTGGGAAGAATCTAGAAAAGATGGTTTTACAAAAGAGTTCCAACCCATAATATTAGACATAAAAGATTCTCCTTCTTATGAAGCACATGAAAAGGCAAATGCATGA
- the nirD gene encoding nitrite reductase small subunit NirD, producing the protein MKTWKKITHINDIPLMGSRILQYQEEEIVLFKNRKEEIFALNNVCPHKQGKLSEGMVHGKSVTCPLHNWDIDLETGEALGSDSGCTQVYESKIEEEILYILL; encoded by the coding sequence ATGAAAACATGGAAAAAAATAACACATATTAATGATATTCCCCTAATGGGTTCAAGAATCCTTCAATACCAAGAAGAAGAAATTGTATTGTTTAAAAACAGAAAAGAAGAGATTTTTGCACTCAATAATGTATGTCCTCATAAACAAGGAAAACTAAGTGAAGGTATGGTGCACGGAAAGAGTGTAACCTGCCCTTTACATAACTGGGATATAGACTTAGAAACAGGAGAAGCCCTTGGTAGTGATTCTGGATGTACGCAAGTATATGAAAGTAAGATAGAAGAAGAAATACTCTACATTCTTCTATAA